The segment AGCTATAAAATTCCAGATACTATCAATCTCGATAGATTGAGACAGGATTGATTAGCCAATGATAAAACTAGTTTTACTTTCACTGTGTTCGGCATTTTTATTTCATGCTCAAGCTTATGCCGAAAACAAGCTTAATATTTTAGCGCTGATTCCCTTGACTGGGCCAAATGCATCAAGTGGACACAGCATTAAACGTGGCATCGAACTTGC is part of the bacterium genome and harbors:
- a CDS encoding branched-chain amino acid ABC transporter substrate-binding protein — protein: MIKLVLLSLCSAFLFHAQAYAENKLNILALIPLTGPNASSGHSIKRGIELA